TTCCGACTGCGAGTGCTCGATGACCAGCAGGCTGCGGTGTGTCACTACGATGGGCGCGAGGTGATTAATCTGGCCTCGAATAACTACCTGGGGCTTTGTAATGATGCGCGACTGCGTGAGGCGGCAATCGCGGCGACGAAAAAGTATGGAGTGGGCTCGGGCGCGGTGCGCACGATCGCCGGCACCATGAAGATCCACATGGAGTTGGAGGAGAAGATCGCGGCCTTCAAAGGCGTGGAGGCGTGCGTTGTCTTTCAGTCCGGCTTTACGGCGAACGCGGGCACTGTGTCGTCTATTCTCGGCAAAGAGGATTTCATCCTCTCGGATGAGCTGAACCACGCGAGCATCATTGATGGTGCGCGGTTGTCCCGAGCGAAGATCAAGGTCTTCCGCCACAAGGACGTTGCGCATTGCGAGGAGTTGCTGAAGGAAGTGGCAAGCGAGCCGGGGCGCAAGCTGGTGATTACAGACGGCGTGTTCTCGATGGATGGGGACATTGGGCCAGTTGCAGCGTTGTGCGATCTCTGCGATAAGTACGGCGCGATCATGATGGTGGATGATGCGCATGCTTCGGGCGTGCTGGGCAGAAATGGGCGTGGGAGTGTAGATCATTTTCACTGCACGCAACGGGTGGATGTGCAGGTGGGGACGCTGTCGAAGGCGATCGGTGCGCTGGGTGGATATGTGTGCGGATCGCGCGACCTGATTGATTATCTGTATCATCGCGCGCGGCCGTTTCTGTTTTCGACATCACATCCGCCGGCGGTTGCGGCAGCGTGCATTGCGGCCTTCGACATTCTTGAGCAGGAGCCGGAGCGCATCGAGCGGCTGTGGACGAATACGAAGTATTTCCAGGAGCAACTGCGCGCGGGGGGATTCGATATTGGAGGCAAGTCGACCCCGGCGAGCGAGACGCCGATTACGCCGATTATCATCGGTGACGGACGCAAGACGATGCAATTCAGCCGCGCTCTGTTTGAAGCCGGCGTGATGGCGACGGGTATCGCGTTCCCGACGGTACCCGAGGGTAAGGCTCGTGTTCGCTGTATTATGACGAGCGAGCATACCCGCGGGCAGATCGACCGCGCGCTCGAGACGATGACGGCTGTGGCGAAGAAGGCGGGCGTGCTTCGCTAATTTGCAGAAAACCTATTAGGAACAATGTTCCGCCGATCGGAAAGGCACGGTTAAGGCGATAAAAAGGACCGCAGATGCGGTCCTTTTTATTCTGTTGATGTTGAAGGGTCAGTAGTCGATGCGTACTGTTTGGATCTGGTAGGGGCTGATGGGGACCGTGACTTTGTCGTTGGTCACGGTGAGGGGAGAGCCCTCGGGCGTCTCCATGAGATTGACGAGAATGGCTGATCTCGCCCCCGGTGGTACGGCTAGGGTGACGTTATCAGACTCGCCGCCCCACTCGAAGAAGCGAGCGATGAGAGCGTCGGAATCCTCGGCTTTTTTGAGCGCGGTCAGAAGGACGTGAGTGCCGTCGATGCCGAAGAACGAGTGGGTTGGTGGCAGTGTGCCATCGTGATCCGGAACCTGCATCGCATGAAGCTTGTAGTTGAACTCCCAGCCGCGAGCCATGGTGTTTGCAGTTTGCCAAGTGCCCATGTGCGGGTAGATGGCGTAGTCGAAGATCTGCGTGCCCTGGTCGGCGACGGGATCGGGCCAGGTCGGAGCGCGAAGCAGTGACAGGCGCAGTTCATTGCCAACCGCGTCGTAGCCGTACTTGGAGTTATTGAGAAGGCTCAGGCCGTGGGCGCTGTCGCCCTCGTCGGCCCAACGGAGCGCGGGGACCTCGAAGCGTGCCTTTTCGAAGCTGTTATTGCGAGTGGTGGGGCGCTGGATGGATCCGTAAGGGATTTCGTAGGTAGCGGATTTGTTCGTGGCGGCAAGCGGGAATGCGGCCTTCAGGAGGATATGCTGCTCATGCCAATCGAAGTTATTGTGGACGATGAGTTCGTCGGAACCAGCGTACAGAATGAGGTCCTGAACGAATTTTGACTTGTTCCAGGTGCGCGTGACACGAAGAACAGACCGGAGCGGGCTGGTCTCAATCATCTTTACTTCGTCGGCTTCGTGCAGCAGGGTAGGAGCGGCGTCCAGCGTGCCCGGGTCAATGTTCCAGGCGTCGTAGCTCTTTGGCTTATCGACGAAGGCCTGGAGCTCGTTGCCGCAGGAGTTAGGTGCGAGGGCTTCGAAGTTGCCCCGCTTGTCAAAGAGCGACGTGATGCAGCCTGTCTTTGGATCGACCTTGATGCGGAGTGCGGAGTTCTCCAGGATGTAGCCTGCGCTGGTGAGATCGCTGCGGAACTCGTGCTGGCCTTCGACGGCGCGAATGACGGTGTAGCCGATCGAGGGAACGCTGTCGAGCTTGAACAACAGATGGAAGGTGTGCGTGGGGAGATCGCTCGAAAGGACCTGCGACGGGATAACGTTGCCGCGCTCATCCTCGAGCGAGATCGTGTCGATGCCGTGGGGCATTTGTACGGTGACCTCGGCTACGCCGCCGCGCTCGAGTGCGAGCGGGTTGAAGACGAGAATGGGCTCGCCTTTGCCGTCGGTGTTGATGCGTGATGCAAGTGTCTTGATGGAGTTCGCGGAGATCTCGTTCGTGGCCCAGCGGACCTGGTCGTAGTCCTTCTGGGCTTCCTTGTAGATGATGCCGATGCCGGAGCCGGCGGCGAGGTCATGGAACTGGTTGAAGAGGACGTGTTTCCAGGCGTCGTTGAGTTCGTTGGCGGGGTAGTGGTGCCCGTCGAGCCAAGCGAGCGAAGCTAGCTTCTCGGCGTTCAGCATCTCCTCTTCGGCATCACGCATGTTGCGCTTGTGCGCGGTCTGCGTGGTAAAGACGCCGCGGTGGTACTCGAGGTAGAGCTCGTCGTTCCAGGTGGGAACGGAGATCTGACCGGCCCCAGGTGTTGGCAGTGTGGCGTTGCCGGTGGCGAGGGTGCCGTAGTTCCAAGTTGGCGAGTTGGGCGCGAGCTCTTTTTCGACATGCTGGAAATAGGGAAGTGCTGTGCCGAACTCTTCCTTGGCGCCGACTTTGTCGGGTTGCATCCAGTGGAGACCCTGGTCGAGCATGGTTCGCGTCGGGCCGCCGCCGTGATCCCCGACGCCGAAGAGGTCCATGAGGTCGTGCAGGCCGGGCGCGCGTTCCGCTGCTATGGCGAGGTCCTTGGAGAGCCGGACGGGGTCGACGTTCTGGTTGGCGTAGTCGTGGGGGAAGTAGGCCAGGACCTTGCTGCCGTCAGGAGATTCCCACCAGAAGAGTTTTAGCGGAAGCTGATTGGTGTCGTTCCACGTCATCTTCTGGGTAACGAAGAAGTCGATCCCGGAGCGCTTGTAAATCTGCGGAAGCTGCCAGCTGTAGCCAAAGGAATCGGGGTTCCAGCCGATTTTTGCGGTGTGCCCGTAGATCTTCTGGAAGGCTGCCTGGCCGACGAGAAGCTGGCGAACCAGAGATTCACCGTCCGGCATGTTCAGGTCGGGCTCGACCCACATGCCGCCTACGAGTTCCCAGCGACCTTCGTTGACGCGCTTCGCAATCTCGGCATTGAGGGCGGGGTATTTATCGGCGATCCACTGGCTATACGCAGAGGCTGACTGCGTGTAGGTGTAGGTGGGGTACTCATTCATGAGCTGCACGGCGCTGGAGAACGTGCGCTTCGCAGTGTCCACCGTCTCGGTCCAGGGCCAGAGCCATGCGGCATCGATGTGCGAGTTGCCGGTGAGGTGAAAGTTCGCCTGTTTGAGGACGGGGTTCAGCGTGAGGAGGGTCGACTGCGCTGCGCGGAGGGAGGCATCAAAGGGTGCCTGCTGAGCCGCTGCTAACGCGTGGATATCGACTTGGGCGATGACCTTGCTTAGAGTCGCCTTGTCTGCTGCCGTATTCGGGGCCAAGACGGGAAGCAGATTCGCTGCGGAGACGATTTCGGTTGCGAGGTCCTGTGGATCAGGGCGGTTCGAAGCGAACGAAATGCGCATCTGCGCGCCGCGGAATGTTTTGTCGTCGACGGTGGGCAGCAGTTTTACGGCGACGAGAATCGATTGCCCCGGCTTGGCGTGATCGAAGAGGGGAATCTGTTCAAGGTCTTCGCCGAGGGCGACTCGGCGGCCGTCGAAGTAGATGATTTCGGGCACGGGGCCGTTGGCGGTGGCGACAAACTCGAAGCTGATGTCAGTACCGGTGAGGTCGTAGCCGTTAAGGGTTTTGGGAATGGTGATGCGCTGGCGGTACCAGACGGCCTCCTTTCCGGAGTTCGAACCAACTTTGGCAGTAGGCCAGGAGCTGTCCGCGACTGTGGGCGATTCGCCGTGAGGGAGATCACCTTCGTGAATGCGCCAACCGGCATCAGGCAACGTGTTGAACTGCACGAGGCAGTTCACGGTGTTTTGCTGTTTTGCGTCGAGAAGAGGTGCGATCCAGTAATGATTGGTTGGCACCTTGCACTGGGCGAAGAGAGTTGACGCCGTAACTGCGAGTGCAGTCAGACAGAGGACACGACGGATTCGACGCATCAAGGAAGTTTGCCTCGCTGATAAGAGTGCCGTAGGGCGGCCACACCAGTATGCAATCTTCAGGCGCGAATGAGTAGCACTGACGTGCTAAATCTTCTGCACGCGGTGAACATCACGCACGCCGGGCACTTTGCGGAGGTTCTGCTGGAGCCGGGTGAGGTGGCGCAGGTCGACCGTCTCGATGACGAAATCGACGTGTACAGTGCCGTCGGAGGCGGGACGGGTCTCGACGCTGCGGATATTCGTGCCGTCCTCGGAGATGATGGCGGCAAACTCCTTCAGGAGACCGGACCGGTCATCGACGGTGAGGGTGAGTTTGACGGGGTAGGTCGTAGGCTTCGGAGCGGAGGCATCCTTGCCGTTGCCGTGAGCCTCGGACCATTCCACCTCGATTCGCCGGTCTGCCTCATAGAGAAGGTTTTGGACGTTGGGGCAGCTTCGCGCGTGCACCGCGACACCCTTGCCGCGGGTCACGTAGCCAACGATCTCTTCGCCTCGGATTGGATTGCAACACCGCGCTCGATAGACGAGGAGATCGTCCTGTCCTTCGACCTGGAGGGATTCGGACCCCTTGCCGAAGAAGACGCGCTTCACGGCTTCGCTCATGTGCGCGAGCGTGTCGGCCACCGGACCTTGCTCGGTTGGAGATTCCTTTGCATCGACCGCGCTGCCGGGCTCGAGCTTGTTCAGGACCTGGCGAGTTGAGTACTTGCCGAAGCCAATGCCAGCAAGCAGGTCAAGTTCACCGTGAAGGCCATATTCATGCGCGATGCGGTCGAACTCGGGCGTACCGAACTTCTGCAGCGAGACTTTATACTTTCGAGCTTCGCGCTCGAGCAGCTTGCGGCCGATCTCAATGGCTCGCTCGCGCTGATGCTCGTTGAGCCAGTGCTTGATCTTGTTGCGGGCGCGTGAGCTCTTGGCGAAGCTGAGCCAGTCGCGCGAGGGTGTGTGGCCGGTCTGCGTGGTGATCTCGACGATGTCGCCATTGCGGAGCCGATAGCGGAGAGGGACGATGCGGCCGTTGACCTTGGCGCCGGTTGTGGCGTGGCCGACGTCCGTGTGGATGGCGTAGGCGAAGTCGATGGGGCTCGCGTCCTTGGGGAGCACAATGACCTTGCCCTTGGGCGTGAAGGTATAGACCTCCTCGGGATACAGATCGATGCGGAGCGTCGACATGAACTCGTTGGGGTCGGACATTTCGCGCTGCCACTCCATGAGCTGGCGGACCCAGGCGAGGCGCTGCTCATCTTTGGCGCTGACGTTGTCTGAGGCCTTGTACTTCCAGTGCGCGGCGATGCCTTCTTCCGCTACGCGGTGCATGTCCTCGGTGCGGATCTGGACTTCAAACTGATGGCCGCCGTCAGCTATGAGCGTGGTGTGCAGGGATTGGTAGAGGTTCGGCCGGGGCATCGCGATGAAGTCTTTGAAGCGGCCGGGAACGGGACGCCAGGCGGAGTGGAGGAGCCCGAGGACAGCGTAGCAGTCCTGCTCGGTCTGGGTGATGACGCGGACAGCGAAGAGGTCATAGACCTGGTCGACAGGGACGCCATGGGCAGTTAGCTTCTGCTGGATGGAGTAAAGGCGCTTGATTCGGGACTCGACGCGGGCATGGATGTTTGCGTCGTGCAGCTTTGCTTCGATGGTCGTGACGATGCGGTCAAGGAAGGCTTCGCCTTCGCCGCGGATAGCATCGACTTCGCCGGAGAGTTTGGAATACGTGAGCGGGTCGACGAAGCGGAACGCAAGGTCCTCGAGTTCGCCGCGAAGTTTACCCATGCCAAGGCGGTGTGCCAGCGGAGCGTAGACGTCGAGGGTCTCTTTGGCAATACGCTGCTGTTTTTCTGGCTTGAGGTGCTCGAGTGTGCGCATGTTATGCAGGCGGTCAGCGAGCTTGATGATGACGACGCGCACATCGGTGACCATGGCGAGTAGCATCTTGCGGATGTTCTCGGCTTGGTGGTCCTCGCGATTTGCGAACTTGATCTTGTCGAGCTTCGTGACGCCTTCGACAATGTGGGCTACCTGCTCGCCGAAGCGACGGCCGATCTCCTGAGTAGAGACGTCGGTGTCCTCGACGGCGTCGTGCAGGAGCCCAGCGGCGATGGCAGTGGCGTCCATCTTGAGGTCGGCGAGTACCTGGGCGACTTCCAGCGGATGGATGACGTAGGGTTCGCCGGAGGCGCGGCGCTGGCCCTCGTGTTGCTCCTGGCAAAAGGCCCATGCCGCGCGAATGAGATCGAGATCGTCATGAGGACGATTGAGCCGGACGGTTGCAAGCACGCGCTCGAACCGGGCATTAAGTTCTTCATCGAGCTGCGTCGTTGCGGCGATCGAGGGCGTCGGCGGAGCGATGTTTGTGGGCAGGATGGCCGCGGGCGGCGGGGCAAAGGCGCCTGAAGGCTCGTCAAGGGAGGTCAGCGGCTCTGGGATTTGGGTCCGCGGCGGGACGGACGGCAATGTCGCCTCGAGACCCATTCCGCTGTCGCTGGGGGCTGTCTCAGGTGCGCCGATTTGTCCACCTGCCCCTGGTTTTTGCGCAGAGTCAGGCCGTTGCGGCTGGACTATGGCCATAGGTCATTATACGGAGCGGGCTTGACAGCTCCATAGAGGAGACCGAAATCGTCTACTGTTTTGGTCCGTTCTCAACCTCCGACGGACGGAGCGCCTGCTGTTCCCTGAGGGTGGGCGCAGGGTGCAGGTCCCTCATCAGACCGGCTGTCGGGCGAAGAACGCCGTGCGTCCAGGCAACTAGTTCATCGAAGGCTTCGCCGACTTCATCCTGACGGATTGTGCAGTGGCCCTCGCGGTGAACGTACTGCTGGACGAGGTTCCTGCTGAAACCAGCGGCTTCAACCTCGCGGCTGTAGAGCGCCAGTTGGTAGACGGGGACGACTGGATCGTAGACGGTATGGAGCGCGAGCATGGGTCGGCCGAGGCGGCCGGTTGGGGTGTAGTGGCGGAGCAGGTAGGCTCGGGCAGCAGGTTGAGCGTCGTAGCGACGGACTTTGTCGTTGAGCTCGTAATCGGACAGGCTGTTGGTGGCATTTGTACCGGAGTAGATGGTGTTTCGGTTGTCGAACGGATTGCCGCCTGCCCGGCGCTGCATGTCGCCGATAACAAACGTGAAGTAGGCGATGTCGGCGGCGACCTCCGCATCGGTATGGAGTCCCATGAGCGAGCGCATGGCTGCGGTCCCCTCGGGATTCTCGCGTAGCGCCGCGGCGATACGTGCGCGCTCGGCCCGGTCGGCGAAAAAGTCGGACGGGACTCGATCGAGCGGCGGCATCAGACCGGGGAAGTAGTAATCGAACG
The genomic region above belongs to Acidobacteriaceae bacterium and contains:
- a CDS encoding glycine C-acetyltransferase; translated protein: MATLSSTAESTHAKRPQLAHLTAQLDALRAQGTYFRLRVLDDQQAAVCHYDGREVINLASNNYLGLCNDARLREAAIAATKKYGVGSGAVRTIAGTMKIHMELEEKIAAFKGVEACVVFQSGFTANAGTVSSILGKEDFILSDELNHASIIDGARLSRAKIKVFRHKDVAHCEELLKEVASEPGRKLVITDGVFSMDGDIGPVAALCDLCDKYGAIMMVDDAHASGVLGRNGRGSVDHFHCTQRVDVQVGTLSKAIGALGGYVCGSRDLIDYLYHRARPFLFSTSHPPAVAAACIAAFDILEQEPERIERLWTNTKYFQEQLRAGGFDIGGKSTPASETPITPIIIGDGRKTMQFSRALFEAGVMATGIAFPTVPEGKARVRCIMTSEHTRGQIDRALETMTAVAKKAGVLR
- a CDS encoding glycoside hydrolase family 38 C-terminal domain-containing protein, whose protein sequence is MRRIRRVLCLTALAVTASTLFAQCKVPTNHYWIAPLLDAKQQNTVNCLVQFNTLPDAGWRIHEGDLPHGESPTVADSSWPTAKVGSNSGKEAVWYRQRITIPKTLNGYDLTGTDISFEFVATANGPVPEIIYFDGRRVALGEDLEQIPLFDHAKPGQSILVAVKLLPTVDDKTFRGAQMRISFASNRPDPQDLATEIVSAANLLPVLAPNTAADKATLSKVIAQVDIHALAAAQQAPFDASLRAAQSTLLTLNPVLKQANFHLTGNSHIDAAWLWPWTETVDTAKRTFSSAVQLMNEYPTYTYTQSASAYSQWIADKYPALNAEIAKRVNEGRWELVGGMWVEPDLNMPDGESLVRQLLVGQAAFQKIYGHTAKIGWNPDSFGYSWQLPQIYKRSGIDFFVTQKMTWNDTNQLPLKLFWWESPDGSKVLAYFPHDYANQNVDPVRLSKDLAIAAERAPGLHDLMDLFGVGDHGGGPTRTMLDQGLHWMQPDKVGAKEEFGTALPYFQHVEKELAPNSPTWNYGTLATGNATLPTPGAGQISVPTWNDELYLEYHRGVFTTQTAHKRNMRDAEEEMLNAEKLASLAWLDGHHYPANELNDAWKHVLFNQFHDLAAGSGIGIIYKEAQKDYDQVRWATNEISANSIKTLASRINTDGKGEPILVFNPLALERGGVAEVTVQMPHGIDTISLEDERGNVIPSQVLSSDLPTHTFHLLFKLDSVPSIGYTVIRAVEGQHEFRSDLTSAGYILENSALRIKVDPKTGCITSLFDKRGNFEALAPNSCGNELQAFVDKPKSYDAWNIDPGTLDAAPTLLHEADEVKMIETSPLRSVLRVTRTWNKSKFVQDLILYAGSDELIVHNNFDWHEQHILLKAAFPLAATNKSATYEIPYGSIQRPTTRNNSFEKARFEVPALRWADEGDSAHGLSLLNNSKYGYDAVGNELRLSLLRAPTWPDPVADQGTQIFDYAIYPHMGTWQTANTMARGWEFNYKLHAMQVPDHDGTLPPTHSFFGIDGTHVLLTALKKAEDSDALIARFFEWGGESDNVTLAVPPGARSAILVNLMETPEGSPLTVTNDKVTVPISPYQIQTVRIDY
- a CDS encoding bifunctional (p)ppGpp synthetase/guanosine-3',5'-bis(diphosphate) 3'-pyrophosphohydrolase, yielding MGLEATLPSVPPRTQIPEPLTSLDEPSGAFAPPPAAILPTNIAPPTPSIAATTQLDEELNARFERVLATVRLNRPHDDLDLIRAAWAFCQEQHEGQRRASGEPYVIHPLEVAQVLADLKMDATAIAAGLLHDAVEDTDVSTQEIGRRFGEQVAHIVEGVTKLDKIKFANREDHQAENIRKMLLAMVTDVRVVIIKLADRLHNMRTLEHLKPEKQQRIAKETLDVYAPLAHRLGMGKLRGELEDLAFRFVDPLTYSKLSGEVDAIRGEGEAFLDRIVTTIEAKLHDANIHARVESRIKRLYSIQQKLTAHGVPVDQVYDLFAVRVITQTEQDCYAVLGLLHSAWRPVPGRFKDFIAMPRPNLYQSLHTTLIADGGHQFEVQIRTEDMHRVAEEGIAAHWKYKASDNVSAKDEQRLAWVRQLMEWQREMSDPNEFMSTLRIDLYPEEVYTFTPKGKVIVLPKDASPIDFAYAIHTDVGHATTGAKVNGRIVPLRYRLRNGDIVEITTQTGHTPSRDWLSFAKSSRARNKIKHWLNEHQRERAIEIGRKLLEREARKYKVSLQKFGTPEFDRIAHEYGLHGELDLLAGIGFGKYSTRQVLNKLEPGSAVDAKESPTEQGPVADTLAHMSEAVKRVFFGKGSESLQVEGQDDLLVYRARCCNPIRGEEIVGYVTRGKGVAVHARSCPNVQNLLYEADRRIEVEWSEAHGNGKDASAPKPTTYPVKLTLTVDDRSGLLKEFAAIISEDGTNIRSVETRPASDGTVHVDFVIETVDLRHLTRLQQNLRKVPGVRDVHRVQKI
- a CDS encoding alpha/beta hydrolase produces the protein MSLSPRPRPRTAAAALLLFIAGAAARAADPAASSKHKPSEPPQQLRSPLGLTEVGMLDGAAYRIDIPNDWNHNLVVYYHGYAQRPVTFHIAERLTGNQQPLFERHFAIIESAYSQTGWALPQAYPETEALRQYFARRFGSPHETYVVGTSMGGALVMVTLELNPKPYMGGLDLCGAVGPTSESFDRRFAIRAAFDYYFPGLMPPLDRVPSDFFADRAERARIAAALRENPEGTAAMRSLMGLHTDAEVAADIAYFTFVIGDMQRRAGGNPFDNRNTIYSGTNATNSLSDYELNDKVRRYDAQPAARAYLLRHYTPTGRLGRPMLALHTVYDPVVPVYQLALYSREVEAAGFSRNLVQQYVHREGHCTIRQDEVGEAFDELVAWTHGVLRPTAGLMRDLHPAPTLREQQALRPSEVENGPKQ